The genomic DNA tatttctattaattAGGTTTTACAGCTGAGACGACATCGATATGTATTATCAAAGATATGCGGTATGTACtggtacaaaaattttaaaggGAACAAATGTTAGgttgttacaaaaaataaaattgaaaatggaaatgtggaatgtatcaaagagacagcaatccgaccatagaaaaaaacagcagcagaaggtcaccaagaTTACTAAGACTTACATCCGTAATACATAGCACTGTTAGATTAATACTGGTATAATAATTTGTCCAAGATAGTTTATAGTATACAACTGTTACCTTACTTCTCCAACTTTTTTCGCACCAAGTGAGAAACTTGACagtgtttattttgtatgcGGTACCTTTCTTCATGTTTAAAATACTTAAGAGAATTGTATGTTAATGTCAgatctttctaatttgtatattattcacaaaataaaagtaagCATTGAactggggaatatgtcaaacgACCCGACCAAAAAGCAGATAAttaacagccaaaggccaccaatcaGTCTTCAACGTAGCAAGAAAATTCCGCACCCGGAGACGTGCTTCAGCTgtgtataaacaaaaatatgtactgATTCAGTGAAATTGGACTTCATACTAAACCCCAAACATAAATATGAACTTAAATGAAAACAGCATCCAAGATTTATAAAGAACATAGGCTCCTGACCTGGGACAGGCAGCAAATTGTGGCcggttaaaacatgtttttgagatcttAACCCTCTCCTATACATGATACCTTTAGCCACTGtagatcaaagaaaaaaaatgaatacttacaataaaactcagtttaaaaggaGTCAAAATCcggtctggcgtattaaattataatcctggtacctttgataactattcagaGTATGTAACAATGATTCTGAATTATTATATGCCCTAGTAGTAACTGAAATGCCAGTTGCAtgcttatatttttatattctttgtgTATGCATGacgtttttaaaagtttttaaacattgtaCAGACTTCTGCCTATTGTTAAAACTGTATGCTGGTCTAGTGTTTCATTTTTAGTATTTGTGCGATTGGGTAGATGTCTCATTGTAATACATACACTTGTATTTCTATGTATCTATTTTGACGAATGCATGCTTATTTGTAAATGCGtttcaaagttttaaagttttaatgagTTTACATGTGTATCTCTGACATTAGCTGACAGGAAATTAttcacaaatttgaaaaatcatgagatggaataccaaattttcatttcatatcaATATCATCGACAATATGAGATAACTTATCTACGCATTTTAATCCCCTGTATTTACTCAAATGAtatattgcatattttgtagttttatCTAATGAATTATGAGTACTAAAATTGCGAATGAACAGTTCATGATTGACTTGAAATATGAATTATAAGCCTATTATGACAATTCAGGTAAGATCATTAACTTGGAATATGCATTATAAGACTATTATGACAATTCAGGTAAGATcttataagaggagaacaatcATTTTTGGGAAAGAAACAATAACAGtattaattgaaatgtgttCTTCTAGTCATGGTGCCGGTTTGTCGAAGCTGTCCTAGGATTTGTCCTGCGAACTTTCTTTGGAAAAAATTAGGATAAAGTCTTGACGGACATGTCTCAGCTTTCTTAGGACTGTATTAGCTATGTTGTCATAGTCGCTGTCCTAAGTGTTAGCGTAAACAAAAATaggaatttataaatttttaaatgattaagaCCAGGGCCCAGTTTCACGAAGCTGTCTTaggactaagacatgtcttaggatggtcttacGACATGTCTTAGTCCTAAGTGGGTTTCACAAAGTGGTCATAAATTAGGACATCTCTTAAAGTTGGTCATAAAGTTAGGACAACGCGAGAGGtgtcttatgatggtcttaggACAGTTAtacgtttatttatataaataaaactcatttgttatattaattttgaaaaaaatatcttattataaCCAAATTATCTTTTCTCCTGTCCCTGCTTATAACGTTATCTTTCTAGATTGACGGATTATCATGATTtgtcaacaatgaaaattcGATGTATTGATATAAGATTGCACGATTTTATCCCGTAACCTTTTATAACCAATAGTGtcaaaattgaatttaactCACTTGTACCGATAAAATAATGTcatcattttatattcttttttttcttagttttgcatttaaaaattccatatttgtattgatgtttattgtttgaagataatttataaattgcttttatttttctatttttattttgcaaatcaTGTCATTATATTAATCAATAcgtttagaataatttatggtAAGACATACTACCGTAAatcatattcatatttgaaaatataaagaacttGCGACAGGTTTATGATGTCTTAGCTAAGATtatcctaagatagcttcgagacgAGGTCTGAGATATTTCCTAGGATAGtcataagaggatcataagacaggtcctaagatatatcttatgacatgtcttaggatagCTTCGTGAAACCGGCCCCAGGagtaaataattacaaaatcaaaattaaaatattattggtattatcataatatataattgattatatttatctaaataattgtacattcaaatttataaaacaaacaaaaaagacataaaaaatatatcaacgttttataataaatggaaaaaaaaatttggttaaagATATGAACATCCCAAGACCATATTACAACAGCTTTTCTATAACCTTAATAAGGTATTTCATATAATGTTTTCTATaggatatcttataaagtttatagaaTACTTTATAAAAGCAagtttatataagatatcttatatattatctGATATGagttatcttaaatatttatgtttttataaattatcttgTGAATTATATGAGATGTCtaataaactataaaagataTATGATCTTATTAACTacattaatttaatataaacCTTATAAACTTTTTCTTATATTCTACATTTTATCTGTATGAATTAAAGAAGTTTCTATCAAACCGCTACTCacttctttataaataaaaaatataaaataaaatcagagAACTATTtagaattattgtttttacGTAAAGCTTAaccgtttataaatttggaaATTACTAAGAAACTACtcatacatcttcggatttcaaatgtttagctttgagcgttcctgatgaaggtaaatccagaaaagcgcttcagaCGCATACACATTTtgaacgtgttgttttcaattttttttaaccggAACGAGTTTTCTACATGTTAACccaaacatttatatttcagattgCAGTTTCATTTGACATGAGTAAAGAATATTTCTGCACGAAAAAGTGAATAATGATGTCGAAACAAGCTGCTGGTTATGTCAAGTCATCAAAGACAAATAATGCGAAACTCGGACGAGCGATAGAATATCTTTTGCCACATTGCTTTCAAGAAATAATAGTTAAAAACATAGAAAGTAAACAATTACAAAAGGCTGTTACAAAAAACACTTATCTGAAAACTCATCTTAATCCTGATGAAAGTTTCCAAATTACCAAAGCAGAGACACATGGTTATGCGAACGTTTTTTTTGACGTAACGCTTATTTACAAGCTTGTCAGAAATCTTGGATTGGTCCAAGTCCCGACAAAAGGATCATGGGGTGGTCGGAGGTATCCGGACGATAAGCACACGACAGTGGGTGATGATCTTGAACGAATCagaataaaaagaaacacaatCATACATGAAGTTCTGAGAAGAGATTCCTATGTAACAGACAAAGAATTAGGCTTGTATTTTACACTGTTTAAGGCAATGGCGAGCAGGTTAGAAGGTTGTCTAAGTGTGAATCCGGGAGATTTTGTACAGAAATTCGTCGAACTACAAGTAAACCCTATGGATGAAGAAATAAGTAACTCGTATCTTGAAGCTGTTGAAGTATTAAGGAAGAGATTGCTAGATGAAATCAGAAACCCTACACTAAGTAGTAAGTTACCTAAGTATTAAAGCAAAACGTATGATGTAATACAAAACGTATGGCAAACTGATGAAAGAAACAAGGGATATCCTTCAACGAAGGAGAAAACCTTCAAACCAGTTGTAACCTAAACAAAATCATTAAGTGCATTAAcgaaaataaagattatttttttttaattaacattttgatttcaatattcCAGCTATATTCACGGCTAAAAATTGTCATTTCTGGTCTTTTTATTACTGTTCTGATAATTCAATATCAATTTCTTTGTGATTTTGataatgcaaaacaaaaaccaaaccGAACTCTGTACGTGAAAACATCACCTCTTACCTTAgtttcttaaaaaattaaatggttTGTGGAAGATAAATTTGCGGAAGATATGTTTTAAATCATGTTGGGCCCAGCAGTCTAGTAGCAATATTAACCCAGTGCTGTTATATGAAACTAACAATGGTTTATTCAACGAAAGTGATCTTCATCATGAAAGATTGAAAGCCGAAGATGTATATCTATTCAATTATGTAAAGAGCTGTCATATATGAAAAATGTAGCCTACAAGAAAAAACTTAATCTTTTAGATATTCTTAGATATGCTATTATTTTCCAACGGGGAATTTAAGAGTGATATGTACCGAAACACTGACTAAAGATCCGATGATGCTTTGGGATACACGCAAGCCACCAGAAGAGGTATTTGCCCATATCCTAAGATTTAATATAATGACTATATGTTATTATTCATTACAGTAATAAAGATAAACATTACTATACTATATTTGTAGATCCTAAGCAGATCATAGTAAACAAGTGGAAAGAAGAAGAcgtaaaatttgttaaaacaaatgcaGCTCATTCAATTTTACAACTCTTTGAAACTGACGCTTGTGTTTTAGTTAAAGGTGCACAAGGTGATGGGAAATCAACAACAATACGCCATGTTGCCACAACTCTACAtgatattaacaaatatgaaattatcCCATGTAAAGGCCCAAATTGCATTGAAAAGTATTATAAAAAGGACCGATATCaggtttttgttattgatgATCTATGTGGGGAATATAGTTTTAATCAACGAGAAGCAGATGAATGGtcaaattcttttattaaagaattTATTACAAAGATTTTAGAACTCGGGAATGCTAAATTTTTGGCATCTGTTAGGTTGCAGATATGCAGAGCTGATATGTTTAAGGTATTCAAATTCCTAAACTTTAAATCTGTGGATTTATCAGATAGAAACATGGTTACACTTAAACAAAAGTATGAAATCCTTCAAAAACATTTGCCTGGGGATGCTGCAAAACTGGTAGAGATACAGAAAGACAGAATTTCAGATATAAGTTTGTCACCTTTATTAGTATCCTTGATATACGATGGCATGGACATtccattatttttacaaaatcctTTGGATTTTTATTGGAATGAATTTGAGAAATTGGAAGTAGAGGAATTATGCACTTTGTTTTTGTTCACTGCATTTAATGGTGCCATAGAATCAGAATACACAAAAAGCGACAAACAAACTATTTCAACAATTGCAAATGCTTTTATTGAACCATCCCATTCTGTTCAATTAGACATTACGAATCTAATTCCTAAAAGCTTAAATTTACTAGAAGGCaaatttttggttaaaaaaaatgacgtttttacTCCAAAACATAATGGACTATTTGACATTATCTGTTATTATTTTGgcacaaagaaacaaaacacattCATACAGTATGCACACGCACAAGTCATAGGTCAGAGAACCATATTTGAATCCCTCAACTTAAAAAACCTACAACAATTCACCattcttataaataaagaaaacgaGGAAATGTATTTCAAAAGAATGGTCCAAAACATACGTAACGGGAAGATCTGGGATTCCCTCAACAACTTTCAGCTAATAAACATACTTCAATTCAAGTTAAGATTTGATGCCTATTTGAAAAGACTCAGTAATACTGAGAAAGATGAAATGGTTAAAATAAGAGAAAGATCAGATGGAACAACCAAACCAATGCCAGTTTCTCTTTTATATGTTGCATCCTACTTTGGTTCCTTACATCTGGTGAAGTTCGTTTTGAAACATTCTAATGCACAACTTAAAGATCACCAAGAAGACGAATTTCAACCATTGATTGCTTCATGTGACAGAGGTCATGAAGAAGTTGTCAAAGTGTTAATTGACAACGAAGACAATGCTAATCAATCCAACCATATTGGCATAACCCCAATTATTGCAGCAATTCAGAATAAACATACGAATATTGTAAAAATTTTGATCGAAAACGGTGCAGACATAAACAAAGGCGACCATAATGGAATGACACCTTTTTTGTGGGCATCTGTATTACACAGAGTAGATATAGTAGAACTGTTAATAGACAAAGGGGCCAACATTAATATAACAAGCAGAGATGGATCAAGTGCTTTGTTCTGGTGTTGTGTTATGGGATATCAGGAGCTAGTTTGTTTACTACAAGACAAGGGAGAATTAGGATCAATTTCAAAGCCAAATATAGATGGTAAAACACCTTTAATGGCAGCTTGCTATTTTAGAAGATATGACATTGTACATTATCTTCTCAAAACTTTGACCTCATGTGACGAGGTTGATAAAAACGGCTGGACTGCCTTAATGGAAGCGTGCTTTAATAATGACAATGGTAGCTGGAATACATTcttaaaacaatttgataagCAAACAGGTATTTGGATTCCACTGTTCAGGCTTTTATCGAACAAAGGTAACATGGTTGATGCTTACTACAATATAATCGAAAAACTTGTTGACAGAACAAATCTAGATCTACAGGATACCGACGGCAAATCGGCACTGCATCATGCATGTGAGGGTCAGTATAACCATATAGTTCATATTTTGACTGAAAAGGGAGCATCCGTAAATTTAGAGGACAAAAGAAAATCCACACCCCTTATAGACGCCTGCTTTAGTGAAGACGATGACATAGTACGCCCTATCATGGAAGATTACAGCAATGGGTGCAAACCAATAATTGAGCAATTGATCTTGAAAGATGCCGATGTGAATGCTGTTGATAAACGTGGGTGGAATCCTTTCTTCGATGGATGTGAAAAAGGAAACTATACTATAGTAAAACGGCTTATTGATTATGTTGCTGACGTAAATAAACGATACAGAAATGGAAAGACGCCGATTGAAATGGCACGAGAGTGTAGAAATCAAGATATCATCGACTTATTAATTCGGAAAGGTGCTAATCCAGATATTAATACGAATGAAGAGGCTGATAGTAAACAAGAATTTAGTCATTCGTATCACAACAATGATTTATCTGATACTTCAAGTTCAGATGAATCCAACCATGATGAGGATAGCTCTGTGCAAAATTTCAAACCTCCTATTAGCGATCGAGAAAAAGGTGAACAACTTCTAAATGCATgcataaatgaaaatgaagacGAGGTCAGGGATCTCTTAGAACTCGCACTTGAAAAACATGTTCtagatttttcaaatagatatGGTAAAACGCCATTGTTAGAAGCATGCAAGAAACAGAATGTAACAATTGTCAATCTTTTGATAGAAGCAGGTGCTAACGTAAATAAAGATGATGCTATGTGTTGGACTCCTCTTCATGAGGCATGCAAAGTAGGAGAAAAAGATATAGTAAATCTACTATTAGAGAAAAATGTCAATGTAAATGCTTGCGATGACCGCGGTTATTCGCCTCTCCTAATGGCAACTCAAAAAGGTTGCCAATCTATCGTTGAACTGCTGCTAGATCATCGCGCACAAGTCAATATTTCCAGTAATGCAAGAACTACACCTTTTCTAGTGGCATGCTCCAAAGGCCATTATGAAATAACCAAActtctcattgttaaaggagCCGATATTAATATAGTCGATGGTTACGGCAATACCCCATTAATGGTAGCTAGCTATTATGGATACTGTGAAATTATTGACCTGCTTTTGGCGAAAGGTTGTGAACTTGATCAGAAAGATATGAAAGGATGGACAGCTCTTTCATGGGCATCACATGGATGTAATAAACGCATTGCTAATACTCTAGTGAAGATAAAGTACAAGAATTTAGTAAGGAAGCCAAGTGACGATTAAGACCACAGTACTGGGAAATAACAGATAACGCTATAATAGATTTGAGAAAGTCAAACACTACCGATGCAACTTTGTCTATGCGTTAATAAACCCTTCTCAATAATCTACCATATATAAGTGTCTAAACTGCATGTTTCTATAGCAATAATAgtagataataatttaaaatccaaatcaAACTACCTCCGGATCCTCCTTTAATAGATTTAATTTAGAACTTTAAAATCGGATATAAATGACAATCATATCCAGGTAatgagaaattaaaaaatatttttaaataaaccttcCGTAAGGAAAACCGGGTTACATATTcgtagaaaatttaaaaaaaaatactttgaaaacCAGATTTGTTGATCTGCCACCATTTGCTTTTCAACAGATATTTACCAGTTCAAAAAATAGATGACGCCaagtaaactaaatttgcgacagtaaaacaaccgatggacgtcctttaagcatcaaatacaatacagttatctcttaattaTTGAACGTCGACTAAAGAGAGAAAGTGAAAGTATCGAGGGCAATACATATGattgtttgatatatattaagtgggctcgcgggtctaaatcattatttttttaaatataggatctcgctattttttttctgtaaatagaATTTATGCTTTActaaatggaaaaattaaataaaagcatGAGTTCATTTAGGTTACAATCTGCCCTTGAAAGAAGCTGATTTTTTTAaggtactttttttctgttgaactaaataagagaaaaaaagcTAAAATCGAACTAAAAAGACccttaattacagaaatcgcttaaattttacaatagctAAGTTTAAGGACAGatcatttgaaacaaataataaaaaataaaggtcaccGATGagctaaaaaaagtaatttcattttcttttaaaaaaaatggcatttttcaccaaagggagataatttgcagctttttaaatgatataaacatttttagctcacctggcccaaagggccaagtgagcttttctcatcacttggcgtccggcgtccgccgtccgtcgtccggcgttagcttttacaaaaatcttctcctctggaactactgggccaaatcaaaccaaacctggccacaatcatcattggggtatctagtttaaaaaatgtgtggcgtgacccggtcatccaaccaagatggccgccacggctaaaaatagaacataggggtaaaatgcattttttggcttataactcaaaaaccaaagcatttagaggaaatctgacatggggtaaaaatgttgatcaggtcaagatctatctgccctgaaattttcagatgaatcggttgacctgttgttgggttgctgcccctgaattggtaattttgaggaaattttgctgtttttggttattatcttgaatattattatagatagagataaactgtaaacagtaataatgttcagcaaagttagatttacaaataagtcaacatgaccgaaatggtcagttgacccctttaggagttattgccctttatagtcaatttttaaccatttttcataaatctaagtaatcttttacaaaaatcttctccactgaaactacttagccaaattaatccaaacttggccacaatcatctttggggtatctagtttaaaaaatgtgtggcgtgacccggtcaaccaaccaagatggccgccacggctaaaaatagaacataggggtaaaatgcagtttttggcttataactcaaaaaccaaagcattttgaggaaatttgacatgggataaaaatgtttatcaggtcatatctatctgccctgaaattttcagatgaattggacaatcggttgttggcttgctgccctccaattggtaatttttaaagaaattttgccgtttttggttattatcttgaatactattatagatagagataaactgtaaacagcaataatgttcagcaaagtaagatctacaaataagtcaacatgacctaaatggtcaattga from Mytilus trossulus isolate FHL-02 chromosome 8, PNRI_Mtr1.1.1.hap1, whole genome shotgun sequence includes the following:
- the LOC134727436 gene encoding uncharacterized protein LOC134727436, whose translation is MSKQAAGYVKSSKTNNAKLGRAIEYLLPHCFQEIIVKNIESKQLQKAVTKNTYLKTHLNPDESFQITKAETHGYANVFFDVTLIYKLVRNLGLVQVPTKGSWGGRRYPDDKHTTVGDDLERIRIKRNTIIHEVLRRDSYVTDKELGLYFTLFKAMASRLEGCLSVNPGDFVQKFVELQVNPMDEEISNSYLEAVEVLRKRLLDEIRNPTLSNPKQIIVNKWKEEDVKFVKTNAAHSILQLFETDACVLVKGAQGDGKSTTIRHVATTLHDINKYEIIPCKGPNCIEKYYKKDRYQVFVIDDLCGEYSFNQREADEWSNSFIKEFITKILELGNAKFLASVRLQICRADMFKVFKFLNFKSVDLSDRNMVTLKQKYEILQKHLPGDAAKLVEIQKDRISDISLSPLLVSLIYDGMDIPLFLQNPLDFYWNEFEKLEVEELCTLFLFTAFNGAIESEYTKSDKQTISTIANAFIEPSHSVQLDITNLIPKSLNLLEGKFLVKKNDVFTPKHNGLFDIICYYFGTKKQNTFIQYAHAQVIGQRTIFESLNLKNLQQFTILINKENEEMYFKRMVQNIRNGKIWDSLNNFQLINILQFKLRFDAYLKRLSNTEKDEMVKIRERSDGTTKPMPVSLLYVASYFGSLHLVKFVLKHSNAQLKDHQEDEFQPLIASCDRGHEEVVKVLIDNEDNANQSNHIGITPIIAAIQNKHTNIVKILIENGADINKGDHNGMTPFLWASVLHRVDIVELLIDKGANINITSRDGSSALFWCCVMGYQELVCLLQDKGELGSISKPNIDGKTPLMAACYFRRYDIVHYLLKTLTSCDEVDKNGWTALMEACFNNDNGSWNTFLKQFDKQTGIWIPLFRLLSNKGNMVDAYYNIIEKLVDRTNLDLQDTDGKSALHHACEGQYNHIVHILTEKGASVNLEDKRKSTPLIDACFSEDDDIVRPIMEDYSNGCKPIIEQLILKDADVNAVDKRGWNPFFDGCEKGNYTIVKRLIDYVADVNKRYRNGKTPIEMARECRNQDIIDLLIRKGANPDINTNEEADSKQEFSHSYHNNDLSDTSSSDESNHDEDSSVQNFKPPISDREKGEQLLNACINENEDEVRDLLELALEKHVLDFSNRYGKTPLLEACKKQNVTIVNLLIEAGANVNKDDAMCWTPLHEACKVGEKDIVNLLLEKNVNVNACDDRGYSPLLMATQKGCQSIVELLLDHRAQVNISSNARTTPFLVACSKGHYEITKLLIVKGADINIVDGYGNTPLMVASYYGYCEIIDLLLAKGCELDQKDMKGWTALSWASHGCNKRIANTLVKIKYKNLVRKPSDD